The Candidatus Aramenus sp. CH1 DNA segment CTCGTTTGCCACTAGAACCCTCCCTATTCCCCTGTCGTTGACCTTCCTGAAGGCCTCAAGGAGTTTTCCGTCAAGTGAAACAATTGGAGGGTTGATTATCTTTAGTGTTTTTACGATCATATTTACATATTTGAACAAGGATTTTATAAATGTTCTGAAAGAAGGGAACGTCGACTTTTAAGCGACCTTACGTTTCATTGTATATGGAAATTCCAACGTGTCTCTCGATAGTCGTAAATCAAAGTCACGTCTTAATGATAGAGAAAAAGAGGGGAATAGGCAAAGGTTACTTGACCTTTCCAGGGGGGAAAGTGGAGGAGGAGAGTCCAGAGGAGTGTGCAATAAGGGAGCTGGAAGAAGAGGTGGGAGTTAATGGTTACGACCCTAAGTTCGCCGGGAGGATTCTGTTCAGACAGTTGAACGGTGGGGTGATGAGTATGTACGTCTACTTGTTCACCAAGTTCCAGGGGGAGCCCAGAGAGACCGAGGAGGCTAA contains these protein-coding regions:
- a CDS encoding 8-oxo-dGTP diphosphatase, whose protein sequence is MIEKKRGIGKGYLTFPGGKVEEESPEECAIRELEEEVGVNGYDPKFAGRILFRQLNGGVMSMYVYLFTKFQGEPRETEEAKPIWWRVEELPFDRMWQDDRFWLRKVLSAKVVDCVFLFTDDWSDMVEGYC